The Erythrolamprus reginae isolate rEryReg1 chromosome 5, rEryReg1.hap1, whole genome shotgun sequence genome window below encodes:
- the LOC139168598 gene encoding tigger transposable element-derived protein 1-like, translated as MAPKRCTRSGGGDAKKSRKMLTIKEKIELLDMLKAGRSNVDVGRHYGINESTVRYIRKDEKKIRQTSQIMFNKAAKRMVTPRNKRLMKMEAALSVWVQDCRKKSIALDTNTIRTKAQQLYNRLADTEGGDADEGNPDEGAGDSEDPQPSTSSASSAPATFTASKGWFEKFQRRYGLKSVSLHGEAASADTGAAENFVQRTFKDLIAEGGYLPEQVFNMDETGLFWKRMPSRTFLMQDEAKAPGFKAMKDRVTLIMCGNAAGFLMKPGLIYKSRNPRALKNRNKNALPVYWMHNPKAWITKPLTRDWFHQCFIPQVQVYLAGKRLNFKVLLLMDNAGGHDDLAHEHDGVQVEFLPPNTTLLIQPMDQGVIRAFKALYTRNSLGSIVEAMDADENFTLKAYWRQYTIASCLKNIQNALMDMKSQTMNACWRKLWPEVCRQSQVFVALQKAIRVGAVWTLGGGELIL; from the exons atggctcctaaacgttgcacgcggagtggaggcggcgacgctaaaaagagcaggaagatgctgacaattaaggagaaaattgaacttttggacatgctgaaagcgggacgttctaatgtagatgttggtcggcattatgggatcaacgaatcgactgtgcgatacattcggaaagacgaaaagaagataaggcaaacttctcagataatgttcaacaaggctgcaaaaagaatggtgacgcctagaaacaaacgccttatgaagatggaagctgctttgtccgtgtgggtacaagactgccgcaaaaagagcattgctttggatacgaacactatacgaaccaaggcgcagcaactgtacaaccgtcttgcagacacagaaggaggcgatgcagatgagggaaacccag atgaaggtgctggtgactctgaagacccccagccatcaacatcttctgcttcttcagccccagccacattcacagcaagcaaagggtggtttgagaaatttcaacggcgctatggcctgaagagtgtgtcattgcatggagaagctgcctcagcagatacaggtgcagccgaaaacttcgtccagcgcacgtttaaagacctaattgcagaagggggctaccttccagaacaggtgttcaacatggacgaaacaggcctgttctggaagaggatgccttcacggactttcttgatgcaagatgaagccaaagcccctggctttaaggccatgaaagatagagtgactttgatcatgtgtgggaatgcagcaggctttttgatgaagccagggctaatttataagtcacgaaatccaagagccctcaagaacagaaataagaatgcattgccagtgtactggatgcataatcctaaagcatggattacaaaacccctcacgcgggactggtttcatcagtgcttcatcccacaggtgcaggtttatttggctggcaaaagactcaatttcaaagtgcttctcctaatggacaatgctggaggccatgatgacctggcacatgaacatgatggggtgcaagtcgaattcttgccaccaaacaccacattgcttatccagccgatggatcaaggtgttatccgcgcatttaaggcactgtacacgcgcaattctcttggaagcatcgtggaagcaatggatgctgatgaaaacttcacattgaaggcctactggcgtcagtacacaattgcatcttgtctgaagaacattcagaatgccttaatggatatgaagtcacagacaatgaatgcctgctggaggaaattgtggccagaa gtctgccggcaaagccaggtctttgtggccttacagaaagccattagagtgggagcagtatggactcTGGGaggtggggagttgattctatag